Proteins found in one Paenibacillus borealis genomic segment:
- a CDS encoding cytidylyltransferase domain-containing protein encodes MNYTVIIQARMGSTRLPGKVLMPLGDTNILDYVVSRCQKIQKVAQVIVATSILNQDNEIEKWCALNNVSCFRGSEEDVLARYYECAKKYQADYILRVTSDCPFVDYDLADMMIEAMIANPSEVLLYEEGLPRGLAVEVISFVALEKVHMMGKETRHREHVTYYAYENIKSFTHVPFKLPQHLKHPQLRITLDTPEDYLVCQAIAKEFFNNKIVSSSEVVDFLLRSPEITRINAHIEQKPVI; translated from the coding sequence ATGAACTATACTGTTATTATTCAAGCCCGCATGGGATCGACCAGACTTCCTGGTAAAGTGTTAATGCCTCTTGGTGATACGAATATACTTGATTATGTTGTCTCAAGGTGTCAAAAAATTCAAAAAGTAGCTCAAGTGATAGTAGCCACTTCGATTCTCAATCAAGATAATGAAATTGAAAAATGGTGTGCACTAAATAATGTGAGCTGTTTTAGGGGTTCAGAAGAAGATGTATTAGCTAGATATTATGAATGTGCAAAAAAATATCAAGCGGACTATATACTGCGTGTGACTTCTGATTGCCCATTTGTAGATTATGACTTAGCGGATATGATGATTGAAGCGATGATAGCTAATCCTTCTGAGGTTTTGTTGTATGAAGAGGGATTGCCTCGGGGGCTAGCTGTTGAAGTCATATCATTTGTTGCTCTGGAAAAAGTGCATATGATGGGTAAAGAAACTCGGCATCGCGAACATGTAACGTATTATGCTTATGAAAATATTAAATCCTTCACACATGTTCCATTCAAACTTCCGCAACATTTGAAACACCCCCAATTAAGAATAACATTAGATACTCCAGAAGATTATTTGGTGTGTCAGGCTATAGCAAAGGAATTTTTCAACAATAAAATTGTAAGTTCTTCAGAGGTGGTTGACTTTCTATTGAGATCGCCTGAGATAACTAGAATTAATGCTCATATCGAACAAAAACCTGTAATCTAA
- the pseI gene encoding pseudaminic acid synthase, with translation MESSSIEVKIAGREIGLNHKPFIIAEMSGNHNQSLDRALAIVEAAAKTGVDAIKLQTYTADTMTLNVYSEEFMISEDSSLWKGNSLYDLYKQAYTPWEWHSEIFKKCKELGLVVFSSPFDETAVDFLETLDVPAYKIASFENTDIPLIKKVAMTGKPIIMSTGMASTAELDEAVRTAREYGCNQLILLKCTSTYPAEPTFSNLATIPHMKQLFNCEVGLSDHTLGIGVSIASVAIGATVIEKHFTLSRADGGVDSVFSMEPHEMKSLVEETTKAWQAMGVVSYGATEAEKDSRKLRRSIYAAKDIKPGEVINFDNVKVIRPGYGLAPKYLDIVIGRTATVGIPLGTPITWEVV, from the coding sequence ATGGAATCATCCAGCATTGAAGTGAAAATAGCGGGAAGAGAAATTGGACTAAATCATAAACCTTTCATTATAGCAGAGATGTCCGGGAATCATAACCAATCTTTAGACAGAGCTCTTGCGATAGTAGAAGCTGCTGCAAAGACTGGGGTGGATGCAATTAAGTTACAGACTTATACTGCTGATACAATGACCCTGAATGTTTATTCCGAAGAGTTCATGATTAGTGAAGATTCAAGTTTATGGAAAGGAAATTCATTGTACGACTTATATAAGCAGGCATATACTCCGTGGGAATGGCATTCTGAGATATTTAAGAAGTGCAAAGAATTAGGGCTTGTTGTATTCAGTTCACCATTTGATGAAACAGCAGTTGATTTTTTAGAAACTTTAGATGTACCTGCTTACAAAATTGCATCTTTTGAGAATACGGATATTCCACTAATTAAAAAAGTAGCTATGACTGGTAAACCTATAATTATGTCTACGGGTATGGCCTCCACGGCTGAACTTGACGAGGCTGTACGTACTGCTAGAGAGTATGGTTGCAATCAATTGATACTTTTGAAATGTACAAGTACTTACCCAGCAGAGCCTACCTTCTCGAATCTTGCTACAATTCCACATATGAAGCAGCTTTTTAACTGTGAAGTGGGGCTGTCGGATCATACTTTGGGTATAGGTGTTTCCATAGCTAGTGTGGCTATTGGGGCAACTGTTATTGAGAAGCATTTTACATTATCCAGGGCTGACGGGGGCGTGGATTCAGTGTTCTCAATGGAACCACATGAAATGAAAAGCTTGGTTGAAGAGACAACAAAAGCATGGCAAGCGATGGGTGTAGTTTCTTATGGTGCTACCGAAGCCGAGAAGGATTCTAGAAAATTAAGAAGATCTATTTATGCAGCGAAAGATATAAAACCGGGTGAAGTAATTAATTTTGATAATGTTAAGGTTATTAGACCGGGCTATGGGCTTGCTCCTAAATATCTAGATATAGTGATTGGAAGAACTGCTACAGTAGGTATTCCGCTGGGAACTCCGATTACATGGGAAGTTGTTTAG
- the pseG gene encoding UDP-2,4-diacetamido-2,4,6-trideoxy-beta-L-altropyranose hydrolase, with protein sequence MKFFIRADSSAKLGVGHVMRCLALSEELIKRKQQVIFICRESNAYISKLIVEKGCAILQNETEYLLGSQKEAEYIIELINSNYSIQKEDWIIIDHYSLAFEFEGYLRKVFTNIMVIDDLADRQHDCDVLLDTGLSKFKRDNYDLLIPPTSVKLLGPEYALLRHEFTKERKSLKLRDAKSVENIFVCFGGTDPTNETSKAIKALLPILNESMKVTVVMGKTNPRIEELIHQYEDEKIEFLIQPISISSLMSSSDLAICAGGGMTWERYCLGLPGIIIAIAANQVEGAQRSHLLEVDEYLGLSHLVKEEDLRQTIERLIYSNEKLKNARERAMDIVDGNGVFRVADILMKKNEALELRDFGDDEILFLLECRNEIKARLNSINSTEVSLKDHFKWVEESKLMPDRKLMVAWSGVEKIAVVRLDRVGDYAEVSINVAKEHRGKGYAQRILKELEITAIIWNRSIHFLQAVIKKENNISLKSFIKAGYREWNIDNELIIMQKKITD encoded by the coding sequence ATGAAGTTTTTTATTCGAGCGGATTCATCAGCGAAACTAGGTGTAGGTCATGTGATGAGATGTCTTGCATTGAGTGAAGAACTTATCAAACGCAAGCAACAGGTCATTTTTATTTGCAGAGAGAGCAACGCTTATATTTCCAAACTTATCGTTGAAAAAGGGTGTGCTATACTCCAGAATGAGACCGAATATCTTCTTGGAAGCCAAAAGGAAGCCGAGTATATTATTGAACTTATAAATAGTAATTATAGTATTCAAAAAGAAGACTGGATAATTATAGATCACTATTCTCTGGCTTTTGAGTTCGAAGGATATCTACGAAAAGTATTTACCAATATAATGGTGATTGATGATCTTGCTGATAGGCAGCATGATTGCGATGTTCTGTTGGATACTGGTCTAAGTAAATTTAAAAGGGATAATTATGATCTTTTGATACCCCCAACATCAGTGAAATTATTAGGACCAGAGTATGCATTACTCAGGCATGAATTTACTAAAGAACGTAAATCTCTGAAGCTACGGGATGCAAAAAGTGTGGAAAATATATTTGTTTGTTTCGGTGGGACAGATCCGACTAATGAAACGTCTAAGGCTATTAAAGCTTTACTACCAATTTTAAATGAGTCTATGAAAGTTACAGTTGTTATGGGGAAAACAAATCCCCGTATAGAAGAGTTAATACACCAATACGAGGATGAAAAGATTGAATTTTTGATCCAACCTATCTCAATTTCCTCTTTGATGTCCTCTTCAGATTTAGCCATATGTGCTGGCGGAGGGATGACCTGGGAACGTTATTGTTTAGGCTTGCCCGGAATAATTATAGCGATAGCAGCAAACCAAGTAGAGGGAGCTCAACGCAGTCATTTACTGGAAGTGGATGAGTATTTAGGGTTAAGCCATCTGGTAAAAGAAGAAGATTTAAGGCAGACTATAGAACGCTTAATCTATTCAAATGAAAAGCTTAAAAATGCTAGAGAAAGAGCTATGGATATAGTTGATGGTAACGGGGTTTTTAGAGTGGCAGATATTTTAATGAAGAAGAATGAAGCGTTGGAATTGCGCGATTTCGGGGATGATGAAATTTTGTTTCTTTTGGAGTGTCGTAATGAAATTAAGGCGAGACTCAACTCAATTAATTCAACCGAGGTGTCTCTTAAAGATCACTTCAAGTGGGTAGAAGAAAGCAAGCTGATGCCGGATCGCAAGTTAATGGTTGCTTGGAGTGGAGTAGAAAAGATTGCTGTTGTTAGGCTTGATAGAGTTGGCGATTATGCAGAAGTGAGCATCAATGTTGCTAAAGAGCATAGAGGTAAAGGGTATGCTCAAAGAATTTTGAAAGAACTCGAGATCACGGCGATCATCTGGAACAGAAGCATCCATTTTCTACAAGCTGTAATTAAAAAAGAAAATAATATCTCTTTAAAAAGCTTCATTAAAGCTGGATATAGGGAATGGAATATTGATAATGAATTAATTATTATGCAAAAAAAAATAACTGACTAA
- a CDS encoding SDR family NAD(P)-dependent oxidoreductase, with amino-acid sequence METYTGKNILITGGTGTIGRQLVQRLLQDSPQVIRIFSRDEHKQFEMAMDFQEHSKNLRFLIGDIRDQQRLGRAMENIDYVFHCAAMKHVPACEYNPFEAVQTNVIGTQNVIQTAIERNVKKVLFTSTDKAISPTNTYGATKLTAERLISATEHHKGAISTIFSAVRFGNVMSSRGSVIPLFKKQVLENRRITLTDYNMLRYMMTPSQAIDLILEANNMALGGEVFVLKMPLIKVGDLAEVVIEQIKENYGITEDIHVDIIGLRSGEKRFEELMTDDEAAIAYETNSMYIIPQQGKNHSVYDANYKKTFEKPYPDINKTIEKNELADWFIKEKLL; translated from the coding sequence ATGGAAACCTATACCGGAAAAAACATTCTTATAACAGGCGGAACCGGTACAATTGGACGGCAGCTAGTTCAACGGTTATTACAAGACAGTCCTCAAGTTATTCGTATTTTCAGCCGTGATGAACACAAACAATTCGAAATGGCAATGGATTTTCAAGAGCACTCCAAAAATTTACGGTTCTTGATTGGTGATATAAGAGACCAGCAACGTTTAGGAAGAGCGATGGAGAATATTGATTACGTATTCCATTGTGCGGCCATGAAGCATGTTCCTGCGTGTGAGTACAATCCTTTTGAAGCTGTTCAAACTAATGTAATAGGGACTCAGAATGTTATACAAACTGCCATTGAAAGAAATGTGAAAAAAGTATTATTCACCAGTACCGATAAAGCTATTTCCCCTACGAATACTTACGGTGCTACGAAATTAACTGCAGAACGTCTGATTTCAGCTACAGAGCATCATAAAGGGGCTATATCTACAATCTTTTCTGCTGTTAGATTTGGGAATGTAATGAGTTCCAGGGGTTCGGTGATTCCTTTGTTCAAGAAACAAGTATTGGAGAATCGCAGAATCACTTTGACTGATTATAATATGCTAAGGTACATGATGACGCCGTCTCAAGCTATTGATCTTATACTTGAAGCTAATAATATGGCCTTAGGAGGAGAAGTTTTTGTTTTGAAAATGCCTCTCATCAAAGTTGGGGACTTAGCAGAAGTCGTTATTGAGCAAATTAAGGAGAACTATGGAATTACCGAAGATATTCATGTGGATATAATTGGACTTCGTTCAGGAGAGAAACGGTTTGAAGAATTAATGACTGATGATGAAGCAGCAATTGCTTATGAAACTAATAGTATGTATATAATTCCACAGCAGGGCAAAAATCACTCAGTTTATGATGCGAATTACAAAAAAACATTTGAAAAACCTTACCCGGATATTAATAAAACAATTGAAAAAAATGAACTTGCTGATTGGTTTATTAAAGAGAAGTTACTATAG
- a CDS encoding motility associated factor glycosyltransferase family protein — MDLLSRNIEILSSNSNHRIGMPEESEVAQAVFSKDDAGNEIFITQDQQYIMKSDFDHSNQPNSLKRELIFVIGIFSVNEIKQVIQKRGDGSLLVILEPNSALFNYALNHKDLSFIQASGAVIFADKISDLPIFLDNLLLTDAIFYMKTIKFYFTYFYREYDIKTSLEIVRNIKDVVQYKTFMYGNSVEDSLIGFRHHMKNLKYLTRSKDVSLLKNRMLDVPAIVVSAGPSLNKNIKQLQSLKDKAVIIAVDTIAQRLCDEGIIPDFICSIERGIETYTYFYEGKSYPVDSTLVGPLVLYPKIFEEYPGELVIPMREKVGEFIWLKEILGLEADYSISIGLSCAHVAFGVAEHIGASPIILVGQDLAYGSSKEETHAGGTIYDDKEIMNSITSKEKMLETEGYYGGTVPTTEIWNTFRTWFEREIEDKNLNVINSTEGGARIAYTNQLSLEEVGNKYCTANVTPVTEILKGIGVYPLEEKQMKHALREQYKFFLDIKMKFEYQQKQVKRQKLSEHSKEKEIKEALRKIDRTEDCFRIVLNNWLLRHCLQPAMINSIWNLYDIERVITPASVMQAREINLGFLDIGVYTLTEIVSVLEAAAESL; from the coding sequence ATGGATCTGTTAAGCCGCAATATAGAAATCCTGTCCAGTAATTCTAATCACAGGATTGGAATGCCTGAGGAAAGCGAAGTAGCACAGGCGGTATTCAGTAAAGATGATGCCGGAAATGAGATCTTTATTACTCAGGATCAGCAATATATTATGAAAAGCGACTTTGATCATTCCAATCAGCCTAATTCGCTCAAACGGGAATTGATTTTTGTTATCGGGATATTCTCTGTAAATGAAATTAAACAGGTTATTCAAAAACGGGGTGACGGTTCTTTACTTGTAATCCTTGAACCCAATTCTGCACTTTTTAATTATGCTTTAAATCACAAAGATCTTTCATTTATCCAAGCCTCAGGAGCAGTAATCTTTGCTGATAAAATATCTGATTTGCCAATCTTTTTAGATAATTTACTTCTGACTGATGCGATTTTCTATATGAAAACAATTAAGTTTTACTTCACTTACTTTTATCGGGAATACGATATCAAAACAAGTCTGGAAATCGTCAGAAATATCAAAGACGTTGTCCAGTATAAAACTTTTATGTACGGAAATTCAGTAGAGGACAGCTTGATCGGGTTCAGACATCATATGAAAAATCTAAAGTATCTGACCCGCTCTAAGGATGTATCTTTACTCAAAAATAGAATGCTTGATGTTCCGGCTATTGTAGTATCTGCTGGCCCATCTTTGAATAAGAATATTAAACAATTACAAAGCTTGAAAGATAAGGCGGTCATTATTGCAGTAGATACAATAGCCCAGCGGCTGTGTGACGAAGGTATTATCCCTGACTTTATATGTTCGATCGAGCGGGGAATAGAAACGTACACATACTTCTACGAGGGCAAGTCATACCCTGTTGACTCAACACTTGTTGGCCCGCTTGTGCTCTATCCCAAAATATTTGAAGAGTATCCTGGTGAGCTAGTTATCCCTATGCGTGAGAAAGTAGGGGAATTTATTTGGCTTAAGGAAATTCTAGGGCTGGAAGCGGACTATTCTATTAGTATAGGCTTATCCTGTGCTCATGTAGCGTTCGGAGTTGCGGAACATATTGGGGCTTCGCCAATCATATTGGTAGGACAAGATTTGGCTTACGGTAGTTCTAAGGAAGAAACACATGCCGGGGGTACCATTTATGATGATAAAGAGATTATGAACAGCATAACTTCTAAAGAAAAAATGTTAGAAACCGAAGGATACTATGGAGGTACAGTTCCTACGACTGAAATTTGGAATACGTTTCGGACCTGGTTTGAGAGGGAAATTGAAGATAAGAATTTAAATGTCATAAACTCGACAGAGGGAGGAGCGAGAATTGCTTATACTAACCAGTTGAGTCTGGAAGAAGTGGGAAATAAATATTGTACTGCCAATGTTACTCCAGTTACTGAAATATTAAAAGGAATAGGCGTATATCCATTAGAGGAAAAACAGATGAAACATGCGTTAAGAGAGCAATACAAATTTTTTCTGGATATAAAAATGAAATTTGAATACCAACAGAAGCAAGTCAAACGCCAGAAACTTAGTGAGCATTCTAAGGAGAAGGAAATAAAGGAAGCACTGAGAAAAATAGACCGTACTGAAGATTGTTTTAGAATAGTTCTAAATAACTGGCTTCTTCGGCACTGCCTGCAGCCGGCAATGATAAACTCGATATGGAATTTGTATGATATCGAACGTGTAATTACTCCTGCTAGTGTAATGCAAGCTCGAGAAATCAATCTTGGATTTTTAGATATCGGCGTGTATACTTTGACTGAAATTGTTTCTGTTTTAGAAGCTGCGGCAGAATCTTTATAG
- a CDS encoding flagellin: MIINHNIPALNTHRQLSINTANTNKNIEKLSSGLRINRAGDDAAGLAISEKMRGQIRGLDQASRNAQDGISLIQTAEGALNETHSILQRQREIANQSANGTNTDADRQALQDEMNQLTSEINRIGNTTEFNTQKLLNGGIGSGESGKLTQATSAKVTATTAISSGAITLTAGATITVDNQTFDLSAIKVGSVGASVANNASALKTALESVTSGGVKLSDLVDIKVGTGNKLEITAKSTGTSSELKFTGASSSLGLSAAQIGVTLKGDPSTIERAGVEAATSLTAGATIASQSTIKFTIGSESEVEVTLNSGTADKVYKTNDPDANVAKAAMADLVKDLNAALQTAGLESKVTASLSKDNKIQFISETGKDITVAAGTGGALAALGGGLNAVKNVDQVVGAGAQGVGFSTKFQIGANTGQSMSLQINDVRAAALGITGNAGQAGFTKENAVTNGSNDVKSEAALNIATREDASKAIAVLDKATSLVSSERAKLGAVQNRLEHTINNLGTASENLTAAESRVRDVDMAKEMMQQTKNNILAQAAQAMLAQANQQPQGVLQLLR; encoded by the coding sequence ATGATTATCAACCACAATATTCCGGCGTTGAACACTCACCGCCAACTGTCTATCAACACAGCTAACACTAACAAAAATATTGAGAAATTGTCTTCCGGTCTTCGCATCAACCGTGCTGGTGATGACGCCGCTGGTCTGGCAATCTCCGAAAAAATGCGCGGCCAAATCCGCGGTTTGGATCAGGCTTCCCGTAATGCTCAAGACGGTATCTCTTTGATTCAAACTGCTGAAGGTGCACTGAACGAAACTCACTCCATCCTGCAACGCCAACGCGAAATTGCGAACCAATCAGCAAACGGAACGAACACTGATGCTGACCGTCAAGCGCTGCAAGATGAGATGAACCAGCTGACTTCTGAAATCAACCGTATCGGTAACACAACTGAGTTCAATACTCAGAAACTATTGAACGGTGGTATTGGTTCAGGTGAAAGCGGCAAGCTGACTCAGGCAACCAGTGCTAAAGTCACTGCAACTACAGCAATTTCTTCGGGAGCAATCACTCTTACTGCCGGAGCAACTATTACTGTAGACAATCAAACGTTTGATCTTTCAGCAATTAAGGTAGGTTCTGTAGGTGCTTCTGTAGCAAATAATGCAAGTGCCCTGAAGACAGCACTAGAGTCTGTTACTTCGGGTGGTGTTAAATTATCTGACCTGGTAGATATCAAAGTCGGAACGGGTAATAAACTGGAGATTACAGCTAAATCTACAGGTACTTCAAGTGAACTGAAGTTTACAGGAGCGAGCTCTAGTCTGGGCTTGAGTGCAGCGCAAATTGGTGTAACTCTTAAGGGAGATCCATCGACTATAGAACGTGCTGGGGTTGAGGCTGCTACTTCGCTTACAGCAGGTGCTACTATTGCTTCACAGTCAACCATCAAGTTTACTATTGGTTCTGAAAGCGAAGTGGAAGTTACTCTTAACTCTGGTACTGCAGACAAGGTTTATAAAACAAATGATCCTGATGCCAATGTTGCTAAAGCAGCTATGGCTGATCTCGTTAAAGATTTGAATGCAGCACTGCAAACTGCCGGACTGGAAAGCAAAGTAACAGCATCTTTGTCCAAGGACAACAAGATTCAGTTTATTTCTGAAACTGGTAAAGATATTACAGTAGCTGCTGGTACCGGTGGGGCCTTAGCTGCACTTGGCGGCGGTTTGAATGCTGTTAAGAACGTTGACCAGGTTGTAGGTGCTGGAGCTCAAGGTGTAGGATTTAGCACGAAATTCCAGATTGGTGCTAACACAGGTCAATCTATGTCCCTGCAAATCAACGATGTTCGCGCAGCAGCACTTGGTATCACAGGAAATGCTGGACAAGCTGGTTTCACTAAAGAGAATGCCGTTACTAACGGTTCCAACGATGTTAAATCTGAAGCTGCGTTGAATATCGCTACCCGTGAAGATGCTTCCAAAGCAATTGCTGTTCTGGATAAAGCTACTTCCCTGGTATCGAGCGAACGCGCTAAACTGGGTGCTGTGCAGAACCGTCTGGAGCACACAATCAACAACTTGGGAACAGCTTCCGAGAACCTGACGGCTGCTGAATCCCGTGTCCGTGACGTTGACATGGCCAAAGAAATGATGCAACAAACTAAGAACAACATCCTTGCGCAAGCTGCACAAGCAATGTTGGCTCAAGCTAACCAACAGCCGCAAGGCGTACTGCAACTGCTGAGATAA
- a CDS encoding DUF2920 family protein, protein MLETLCHKIKPHDDIELGFVREELDYYISIPYEGITESTGIILTIPGFGGLANTSYQLEKLNPYLAEKYNCVVVSINYFGIYRGVKTLTDSLFTENMKNIYGVPSDYWDNISSDNDFYTKVGQLLESKGLSQLDPRCQALRITERNEYQSFGFLPALDHLAVLGDVLRRYPLLDKKKIIAYGSSYGGYIAMLCGKFAPNTFSVIIDNSGFSRSEMKHIVGREIFEPDFAVNLNYNNKSYTLNYAYNNPWTILDETSPNYFGDSHKLIRNLLAREHRIPSETRYYLFHCEEDHIASVKDKDMVATLLTNYNFTYYKRIGEADLDGALFKNYTHAMNASLRKLFDYVAELDLKYGLTKELSENEFSKNTLHSMNCGRSSYIFEFRENFTMNVTIRDNIKTDYDLKHSFQLMRSMLDICDSIEEGFDFILNKISEQNYNEAATVMQDVLDAYTTINQQLDSLSNLLNENNLAPLNAQFNDHLLEAVMYFNQDSWGPLEDELSQQVVPCFLIWKTEIHSIFSPYLKN, encoded by the coding sequence ATGTTGGAGACACTTTGCCATAAAATCAAACCACATGATGATATTGAATTAGGTTTTGTAAGAGAGGAACTGGATTATTATATATCTATCCCATACGAAGGTATAACAGAATCCACTGGTATTATTTTAACGATTCCGGGATTTGGCGGGCTTGCAAATACAAGCTATCAATTAGAAAAATTAAATCCATACCTTGCTGAGAAATACAATTGTGTAGTAGTATCCATTAATTACTTTGGTATATATAGAGGAGTAAAGACCTTAACCGACAGTCTTTTCACAGAAAACATGAAAAATATATACGGAGTTCCTAGTGACTACTGGGATAATATTTCAAGCGATAATGATTTTTATACTAAGGTAGGGCAACTGCTGGAAAGCAAAGGATTGTCCCAGTTAGATCCTCGGTGTCAAGCATTAAGAATTACAGAACGGAATGAATACCAGTCCTTTGGCTTTTTACCTGCTCTAGACCACTTAGCGGTATTAGGTGATGTTCTCAGAAGATATCCTCTTTTAGATAAAAAGAAAATAATTGCCTATGGTTCTTCATACGGTGGCTATATTGCAATGTTATGTGGAAAGTTTGCGCCCAATACCTTTTCAGTCATTATTGATAATTCGGGGTTTTCACGCTCAGAAATGAAACATATTGTTGGCAGAGAAATCTTCGAACCCGACTTTGCTGTTAATTTGAATTATAATAATAAGTCTTATACTCTAAATTATGCATATAACAATCCGTGGACAATCTTGGACGAGACCTCCCCTAACTACTTTGGAGATTCACATAAGTTGATCCGGAATCTCTTAGCCAGAGAGCATAGAATTCCCTCGGAAACACGTTACTATCTCTTTCACTGTGAAGAGGATCATATTGCTTCAGTAAAAGATAAAGATATGGTAGCTACCTTGTTAACAAATTATAATTTCACCTACTATAAACGGATCGGAGAAGCTGATCTTGATGGCGCTCTTTTCAAAAATTATACGCATGCAATGAATGCCTCTTTGCGCAAACTATTCGATTACGTTGCTGAGTTGGACCTAAAGTACGGCTTAACTAAAGAATTAAGTGAAAATGAATTTTCAAAAAACACACTACACTCGATGAATTGCGGAAGATCAAGTTATATTTTTGAATTTAGAGAGAATTTCACAATGAACGTTACGATTAGGGACAATATTAAAACAGACTATGATCTAAAACACTCTTTCCAGTTGATGCGTAGTATGTTAGATATTTGCGATTCGATAGAGGAGGGGTTTGACTTTATCCTTAATAAAATAAGTGAACAAAACTACAACGAGGCAGCTACAGTTATGCAGGATGTACTAGATGCTTACACAACAATAAATCAACAATTAGATTCTTTATCTAATTTACTAAACGAAAACAATCTGGCGCCACTTAATGCACAGTTTAATGATCATCTTTTGGAAGCGGTTATGTATTTCAATCAAGATTCTTGGGGTCCATTAGAAGATGAACTGTCTCAACAGGTTGTACCCTGCTTCTTAATATGGAAGACTGAAATTCATAGCATCTTCAGTCCCTATTTGAAAAATTAG
- the csrA gene encoding carbon storage regulator CsrA: MLVLSRKKGESIIIQDQIELTVLSVEGDIVKIGISAPKHVDIFRKEVYLSIQETNRESSAPVQSDLNALIDRLRGPQK, encoded by the coding sequence ATGCTCGTGTTATCCCGTAAAAAAGGTGAGTCCATTATCATTCAGGATCAAATTGAACTGACGGTCTTGTCAGTAGAAGGAGATATTGTAAAAATTGGCATATCCGCGCCGAAACATGTCGATATCTTCCGCAAAGAAGTATATCTGTCTATCCAGGAGACCAACCGTGAATCATCTGCACCTGTGCAATCTGATCTCAATGCATTGATTGACCGACTGCGCGGGCCGCAGAAATAA
- the fliW gene encoding flagellar assembly protein FliW translates to MIIETLSWGKLEVHEEQLYHFSKGIPGFEEDTDFALVAMEDSAFWVLQSTENKNLSFLLGDPFAFYPDYEFELPSAEAEELGIASQVIVRCIITLKEKVEESTINLLAPIVLNPEELKGKQVVLHKAPYHTKHSLFQEQPVIDGKDGG, encoded by the coding sequence TTGATTATTGAGACACTGTCTTGGGGAAAACTTGAAGTACATGAGGAACAATTGTATCATTTCTCCAAAGGAATCCCCGGTTTTGAAGAGGATACTGATTTCGCATTGGTTGCTATGGAGGATTCAGCATTCTGGGTACTGCAGTCCACCGAGAATAAGAACCTCTCATTTCTATTAGGAGATCCGTTTGCTTTTTATCCGGACTATGAGTTTGAACTTCCGAGTGCTGAAGCTGAGGAGCTGGGAATTGCTTCGCAGGTGATTGTAAGATGCATAATTACCCTCAAAGAAAAGGTGGAAGAGTCCACGATTAACCTACTGGCACCTATTGTTCTGAACCCGGAGGAACTGAAAGGTAAACAAGTGGTACTGCATAAAGCACCCTATCATACGAAGCATAGTTTATTTCAGGAACAGCCGGTAATCGACGGAAAGGATGGTGGATGA
- a CDS encoding DUF6470 family protein, producing MPVLQPILQIRQTPALIGIDADPGTFSITQPKAEVNITTTPGELSIQSSRPELTIDQSRARAAYNGGSVLDMNKRIYSGIQQLYLQGLARKVEQGNRMAEFFKAGNTIAEIYGTDTEPNSFPEPLGPASYDNVDIYFDTKAPEISFRAAQVDIQVERHRPETEYTRGKLNIYMQQYASVQYIPPEVNVQM from the coding sequence ATGCCCGTGCTGCAGCCTATCCTGCAAATTCGACAGACACCTGCTCTGATTGGTATTGATGCTGATCCTGGCACGTTCTCCATCACTCAACCAAAGGCTGAAGTTAACATCACAACTACACCTGGGGAGTTAAGCATTCAGTCGTCACGTCCGGAGCTTACAATTGACCAGAGCCGGGCACGCGCTGCCTATAACGGCGGAAGTGTGCTGGATATGAATAAGAGAATTTATTCAGGTATTCAGCAGCTATACCTTCAAGGTCTGGCCCGGAAAGTTGAGCAAGGGAACCGGATGGCTGAGTTTTTTAAGGCTGGGAATACCATTGCTGAAATCTACGGTACAGATACCGAGCCCAACTCTTTCCCCGAGCCTCTCGGACCAGCGTCCTATGACAATGTTGATATTTATTTTGACACTAAGGCTCCTGAAATAAGCTTCCGGGCGGCACAAGTTGATATTCAAGTGGAGAGACACCGTCCGGAGACCGAGTACACACGGGGTAAGCTAAATATTTATATGCAACAGTATGCTTCGGTGCAGTATATTCCGCCAGAAGTGAATGTTCAGATGTAG